The window tacccccaaaaagcgtaaaaaacattttttatagacatatttggtatcgccgcgtgcgtaaatgtccgaactattaaaataaaatgttaatgatcccgtacggtgaacggcgtgaacgaaaaaaatttaagtccaaaattcctacttttttaatacattttattaaaaaaaaattataaaaaatgtattaaaagttttttatatacaaatgtggtatcaaaaaaaagtacagatcatggcgcaaaaaaatgagcccccataccgccgcttatacggaaaaataaaaaagttataggtcatcaaaataaaggtattataaacgtactaatttggttaaaaagtttgtgatttttgttaggcgcaacaataatataaaagtatataataatgggtatcattttaatcgtattgaccctcagaataaagaacacacgtcatttgtaccataaattgtatggcgtgaaaacaaaaccttccaaaattagcaaaattgcgtttttcattttaatttccccacaaaaatagtgttttttggttgcgccatacattttatgatatgatgagtaatgtcattacaaaggacaactggtcgcgcaaaaaacaagccctcatactagtctgtggatgaaaatataagagttatgatttttagaaggcgaggaggaaaaaatgaaaacgtaaaaattaaattgtctgagtccttaaggccaaaatgggctgagtccttaaggggttaatcccagagtacccctttaatcgctgTACAATGAAGACTATAGATGAGATTttccaaagcctgtgtagaggaattgtggtgcagttgcccatggcaaccaatcatagtgattttttttataaaatgaaagcactctggttgctatgggcaactgctccactcttcctctaaacaggttttgataaatcacccccatacCTTTCCAATTTATTAGTGATTGAATGCCATTATTCCTCCATGAGCTGCTCTTGCTGACAATAAACAGGAATTAGGTTTTCTTTCTATTGACGTGTTATGGACTAGTGTTACCCACACAACTGTTCTAATGTTTCAGTCTAAGCAATCTGCAAACGGCAAAAATATCTCTCCAGATGATGAGCCATAACTACACATATTAATTGTATCAAACTATAAGcagtaaaggggttgtctgatgtCTAAAaacataaatgaataaaaagagccACAAATGGTGTaaaatcaaaacaaaattggTGCTCATCTCGGGGATCTTGCTAGTTTTTGTTTACAATCTACCAGTATGTGACTTCTGCAGCCAGTCCGTAGTCTCCATGGACATGTTTCATGCTTGTGACCACTAAATCTGGTTGCTCAGGTCTCTGTTCACAAGCAAAGTcaactgcacaaaatatgcagcagatctgtGTGAAAGTATCCTAAAGGAATGAGAACGAAGGGGGGTGTATACTTATGTTGCTGTTCTTGGCTTTCCATATGCCATAATTCTTTTTACTGAAAATGGCATTGATGACCATTCTGTAGTCTTTAATTTAATGCTTTCTCTAATGATAAGCTACCACTGCTATCAGTTGGGAGTGAACCCCCGGTTGACAATCTAGGCCTCATCTCTCCAGATGATGAGCATAACTACGCATATTAATTGTATCAAACTATAAGcagtaaaggggttgtctgatgtctaaaaacataaaaaaattaggctaagtttctactttttaaaaaaaaaaaaaattttttggaaaacgccaattctgccgcattacactttttcggccaaaaaatgctgtgattggctgcaaccatccggcaaatcaccactctgggcagaaaatatgaatgagtgatgttctattcacatcactggctggtgtacagagcagagatccaagcgctgtatagagccgctccgcatctctgctatattatggacaattgcatcgggtgtcacgactgacacccggggcgatatgtctattagtacaggtactactaattaacatttcgttataaaaaatctaaattttgtgaaataaattatttttttcccatcactactgtagtacaaaaaaacaagtagaaacttatcaTTAGAATATCAGGTGCCCAAACGCATGGCACTTAAAGGGAAAAAGAAAACACTCAAATGAGTTAAGCTGCTGCTACACATGGATGTGATTGTGATGGTGCTTGTTTCTTTATTTGCATTGACTTGTTAATAGAGGAATTCATAAAACACAATACCTAATAGTCAGATTTGTAATTATATTTCAACTTCCATGTTTTAGTGGTTTGCAGAAAAAACCTTGATAGCACAACTGTGGCTATTCATGAAGATGAGATTTACTGCCGATCCTGTTATGGCAAAAAGTATGGGCCCAAGGGCTATGGCTATGGACAAGGAGCAGGTACTTTGAATATGGACAGAGGTGAACGGCTGGGCATTAGACCTGAAGAGTAAGTTAATGTCATTACTACATATCTAGTTGTGAACATTGCATTATCATCTTTCATTAAATGAATCAATAGCTTTGTATATTGCACAGCATCAAGatttacagtgcatagtgaaagtattcggcccccttgaacttttcgaccttttgccacatttcaggcttcaaacatagatataaaactgtaattttttgtgaagaatcaacaacaagtgggacacgatcatgaagtggaacaaaatttattggatatttcaaacttttttaacaaataaaatctgaaaaattggtcgtgcaaaattattcagcctccttaagttaatactttgtagcgccaccttttgctgcgattacagctgtaagtcgcttggggtatgtctcatcagttttgcacatcgagagactgacctttttgcccattcctccttgcaaaacagctctagctcagtgaggttggatggagagcgtttgtgaacagcagttttcagttctttccacagattctcgattggatccaggtctggactttgacttggccattctaacacctggatatgtttatctgtgaaccattccattgtagattttgctttatgttttggatcattgtcttgttggaagacaaatctccatcccagtctcaggtcttttgcagactccatcaggttttcttccagaatggtcctgtatttggctccatccatcttcccatcaattttaaccatcttccctgtccctgctgaagaaaagcaggcccaaaccatgatgctgctgccaccatgtttgacagtggggatggtgtgttcagggtgatgagctgtgttgcttttacgccaaacataacgttttgcattgttgccaaaaagttcgattttggtttcatctgaccagagcaccttcttccacatgtttggtgtggtctcccaggtagcttgtggcaaactttaaacaacactttttatgcatATCTTtatgaaatggctttcttcttgccactcttccataaaggccagatttgtgcagtatacgactgattgttgtcctatggacagagtctcccacctcagttgtagatctctgcagttcatccagagttaTCATGGGCCTCtgggctgcatctctgatcaatCTTCTCCTTGAATGAGCTGAAAGCTTAGaaggacggccaggtcttcgtagatttgtagttgtctgatactccttccatttcaatattattgcttgcacagtgctccttgggatgtttaaagcttgggaaatctttttgtatccaaatccggctttaaaattctccacaacagtatctcggacctgcctggtgtgttccttgttcttcatgatgctctctgtgctttaaacggacctctgagactatcacagtgaaggtgcatttatacggagacttgattgcACACagttggattctatttatcaactTTAGTCATTTAGgccaacattggatcattcagagatcctcactgaacttctggagagagtttgctgcactgaaagtaaaggggctgaataattttgcacgcccaatttttcagttttttatttgtaaacaaagtttgaaatatccaataaatttcgttctacttcatgattgtgtcccacttgttgattcttcacaaaaaattacagttttatatctttgtttgaagcctgaaatgtggcaaaaggtggaaaagttcaagggggccaaatactttcactatgcactgtttttacagtcatggccgtaaatgttggcactcctgaaatttttcaagaaaatactATACACGTTTATACtctttatacacatgtttattccctttgtgtgtattggaactaaaccaaaaaaggatgaaaaaaggaaattggacataatgtcacatcaaactccaaaaatggtctggacaaaattattagaacccttaacttaatatttggttgcacaccctttggaaaaaataactgaaatcagtcgcttcttacacctcacagccggaatgttggaccactcttcctttgcaaactcctccaggtctctcttattggaagccaCCATTAAGGAGAGCTCAGAGCACCAAACTGGAGGTCTTTACAGAAGTGTTAGTATTAAATATATAACCTTTTGTACTGTTACAGATCCCAACAATCACGTTCCAGTGCCTCAGCTAATCCTTCAAAGTTTGCCCAGAAGTTTGGAGGAGCTGATAAGTGTCCCAGATGTGGTGAATCTGTATATGCTGCAGAGAAAGTAATGGGAGCTGGGAAGGTAATAAATTGGACTTGTCTTTATTAGCACATTTTACTGTTTTAATGAAAGACTATAGAAGTGTATGTGAGGGTATTATTATTGTTCTCCAAAATATAAAATCTAGTCCTTTTCAATTGTTCATGTGTATAAATATAAAGAGCTCCTTCCTGAGGATTGATGAAACTGAATTGAAACGCAAATGGTTGTCACATTGGAGCACTAGTAAAATGAGTACATTTTTAAATGTTAAATTTTCTATGCTAagcatttttaaattactttaattTTCGCCCTTGTAGCCATGGCATAAGAATTGCTTCAGATGTGCTAAATGTGGCAAGAGTCTAGAATCTACAACCTTGACTGAAAAAGATGGTGAAATCTATTGCAAAGGTGAGAAGGCTTAAATGCTAGCATGTATGTGTGCCGTCTATTGTCTACTAGTTTAATCCTTTGAGGACAGAGCCAGCTTTGATTTTTGCGTTTTtggttttcctcctcaccttttaagagccataactcacaGAGCCATAtgcaggcttgttttttgtgttaccaattgtactttgaaatgtCCCCTTTTGGGGtgtttgtttttacacagtgcacttcaaaataactatgggggagatttatcaaaacctgtccagaggaaaagttgcccgtagcaattaatcagattgcgtctttcatttttaacaaggcctctgcaaagtgaatgaagcgatctgattggttgctatgtgcaactcagcaacttttcctcatcacttgttttgataaatctccccctatattcatacatttagctaattttttgcactggaaTATGTGCCTTCTATCAgcccaaattatttttttcctgatatatgatgtgaccaaaaatcagctttTATGGCgttctggtattttttttttttttacatatactcaATTCACCATGCATGACTATAAATTTTTCTAATTCGGACATTTCATCATGCAgtgacaaaaagtttttttttttttccctctgtaaAAATATATACACTCATAGGATTGTATTCACTGTACAATTCTATGCAATTGCATACCATTGTATAGGGAGATCTGCACTCTGAGTGGCTGGATCATCGGAGTAGTGATCTGGCCTGCAGAAGGAGGGTAAGTGTTATGAGTTTAACTCATTGGACACCCTTGGGGTCCGATGAGCATCACAAACCCAAGACCCGCAGTCTATGAAGCGAGCAACTTTTAATATGTACGTTTACTGTCCTCTATGGGTTAAAGGCTCTGTTCATTGCCTGTGCACGATAATTCATGACAtctgtattaaaggagtagtccagtggtgattcagtggtgagcaacttatcccctatcctaaggataggggataagttgcagatcgcggggggtccgaccgttggggccccccgagatctcctgtatggagccccgacagccggcgggaagggggcgtgtcgacctccgcacgaggcggcagccgacacgccccctcaatacaactctatggcagagccgaagcgctgccttcggcaatctccggctctgccattgagatgtattgagggggcgtgtcggccgccgcttcgtgcgggggtcgacacccgctatctcggcggagagccggggccccgtacagagatcgcagggggccccagcggtcggaccccccgcgatctcaaacttatcccctatccttaggataggggataagtttttcaccactggactacccctttaaggtggaacTGTCTTGTCTCCAGGAAATGCCTGTCTACAGCATCAACAGGCAAACAGTTTTTGCTGGTTTTGCCTGAAGAAGGATCAGTGGTTTGACATACGTTTAATATAAATGAGAGCAGATACTGCTCTAAAGTGACTCCTGTAAATGTTGTGGTTTTACACTTTAAGCTTCCTGGAAAGTCAATGTAGCCTCCTATTGTTCTGTAAAACACAAGGCTATGAAAAGATAACTTAGGATGTTGATGGTTTGGAAAGGAAGCAAGGGATGGGAGAAATAGTTTCCTTAGGAAAATGGCTAGGATACATCTTGTAAGTATTGTACTTTGTAGCTTATACATTGGATGTATACTGTGCTAGTTATCAAGTATAATTCACCCATTTCACTGAACAAATTGGGTTCCTTAACTGGGTCATATAGTTGGGCAGATTTGCTAGAACTTTCTAATACTTACTTACAATGTAAACTTAACCTAAGAATGCATCAAATGTATGCTTGTGACTCATATTGTGTAATAACTTTGGTACCTTTTTAGACACTGTTTAACTATATACAGCGTTTGGgtatctccacctctcccatagagatgcatggagggggcatgtcagctacAGCTTCATGTCTTGGTCGACACACTCCATTCATGCAGCCAGCCAGCCGGGCGGGAGATTGAAAGAAAAATAATGAAGTTATGGGTTTTGGAATGTGAGGAGGGAAAAAATTTTAGCCCAAAAATTATTTGCTGGGTCATAAAGAAGTTAAGCCACATCAAAAATCTTTGTCAAGTGAGCTGCAAAACCTGTCTAAATTGTCTGATATATGTGCCAGGCGTGTACCCCAGTTTTTTGTGTAATTGAAGCCAGAATTCTGACATTTTGGAAAAATTTGCCCCCAATGCTTTTCAATGCATGGGGGAATGGGACTTGGTATGGTGAGATATGAACGTGACTtgactttgttttattttttatttttttttctctagcttGTTATGCCAAAAATTTTGGACCCAAGGGATTTGGATATGGCCAGGGAGCTGGAGCACTTGTACATGCACAGTGAAGACAGTGTAAAAGGCTCAGATTGTATAAAAGGCTCGGATAGTAGAACATTTATTGATCTTATAATGCTTTATTACTAAGTGAGTTCGTCATTCCAAGATTTTATTAATCAATGTGAAGTGTTACTTAATCAAAGACAAAAACTTGTCCTAGATCTGCTAAACGAAACTTTTGTAGATTATTCTTTTTTTCTACAACAATATTTTCTGTTGTAACAATGAGAAAATAGCTCAGTTCTTACGTGTTTTTCTATTGCTCTTCCTACCTTGTTTCAAAATTAAACTTCAGTCTCATTTCATTTGCCTTGTGTGTTCATAGTTGTATCAAACATACTTATCAACCACCTTCTGAGAAGTTCAAGACTAACCCCTGGAATCGCACCTTTGCCCTTGACAAAGCTGGTCACGGCCGGCGAAACGTCAGGGGGTGTTG is drawn from Hyla sarda isolate aHylSar1 chromosome 4, aHylSar1.hap1, whole genome shotgun sequence and contains these coding sequences:
- the CSRP2 gene encoding cysteine and glycine-rich protein 2, translated to MPNWGGGNKCGACGRTVYHAEEVQCDGKSFHKCCFLCMVCRKNLDSTTVAIHEDEIYCRSCYGKKYGPKGYGYGQGAGTLNMDRGERLGIRPEESQQSRSSASANPSKFAQKFGGADKCPRCGESVYAAEKVMGAGKPWHKNCFRCAKCGKSLESTTLTEKDGEIYCKACYAKNFGPKGFGYGQGAGALVHAQ